TCACCAGGAACAGGCGCATGCTTGTACAGCCTCGAATTGTGCAGAGAGCGGGATGAGGACCGGGCGCGCGTGAATCACGCGGCCAGGTGCCCGAGAGACGGCGCCTGACCTGCACGCACACGCTGGGCGTAGCCGGCCAGCGTGGCACCGCTGAAATGCTTGGCGATGGTCTCGAACAGCTGCTCGAGATCGGAATACAGCGCCTCGATGTCGGCCTCGCTCACGAAGGTCGGATTGCCGCCCGGCATGAACTCGGACGAGTGCAGCATGAACTCGATGTAGGGCGCGTCGTCGGCCACCATGTCCTGCACCAGCTGCTGCATCTGCGCCAGGTTGCCGCGGCCGGGCCGCAGCCAGCGCGCCTTGCTGAGTTTCGGACCGATGCGCGGCAGGCGCTCGAACGCCGCGGGCAGGTGCCGGGCCCAGGAGCGCCGGCTGCTGCGGATGGTCATCGGCAGTTCGAGCAGCGGGCTGCGGCCGGGCCGATCGATCTGATCGAGGTCCATGAAATAGGCCTGGCTCGGAAACGGCCGGAAGTCGGTGCCGCCGTGCTGGGCCGGATCTCCGGGCGTGTCGCGCCACGACACCGTCGGCGTCACCGAGCAGTCGACGATGTAGCCGCAGTCGACCAGCGTCCTGGCATAGCGGCTGTCGAAGCTCCAGCGACCGGCCCGGTGGCTGAGCATCTTGGTGGCAAAGGTCTGCTCGAGCAGATCGGTCAGATGACGCACCTTCTGCTGCAGCACCGCGGTCGGATACTCGATCAGGAAGGGCTGGTGATGCAGATCGTCAGGCGTGAGCGCGTGCTCGGGCGGCGAGTGCCAGGCATGCAGGTGCATGCCGATCTCGCCGGTGCCGCGCCGGATGATGTCGTGGCCGAGCTCCTGCATCGCCGGGGCCAGCGCCATCTCGTAGTTGGTCAGATAGGTCGGCTTGAAGCCGAAGCGTTCGCACAGCGACTGGAAGCGCTGCAGGTACTGCGCATTGCGCGTTTCGATCACGCGAGGCTGTGCCCAGGCGGCATCACCCTCGGTGTCGATGGTGATCAGAAAGGCTTTGTCCCTGGCAATTTTCATGGCCGCCATCTTGCCAGAGGGCGGGCCATGAACCCGTCCGGGACGCGTGAGTTAAGCCACGCCGGCCCCGCGCAGCAACACCGTCAGGGCGTGTAGCCGGGCAGCTCGACGACGTAGGTGTCGACCGTCGAGCCGTTGTTCCAGTCGGACGCGAAGATCATCCGCGTGCCACGCGGGCTGATGTTCACGTGCGGCTCGGCCCAGTAGCCGATGTTGCCTTCCTGCCCCGCCGACCGGTGGTGCGCCACCCGGCAGACCACGCCGTTGTTGACGTTCGCCAGCGCGATCTCCTGGTCCAGGAACCGCTGGCCGGTCGGGCTGCCCGTCATCGACACCGCCACCCAGCCCGGGTTCTTGAACGCATGCGCCGACATGTGCGTGCCCACCCGCGGGTACCCCCAGCCGTTGCTCTCGCCGATCACCGTCGTGTTCACGCCGGTCGTCAGGTTGGTCGCGATCAGGTTGCCGTTGCCTCCCGTCGCGCTGGTGCCGTCGAACTGCACCGACGCCCAGAAGTCCTGCCCGTTGGCGTACATGCCGGTGGCCGCGTGTTCGCTGGCCTTGATCGTCAGCGTGCGCAGCAGGGCGTTCGTGCCCGCGCTGTAGACGTTCTGGCCTTGCACGTACAACGTACCCGAGGAGCCGATCTGAGGCGCCCCCGTGCTGGCCGCCGTCTTCTGCGTGGCAGTCGACTGGGTCCACAGGATGTTGCCCGCACCGCCCGACAGGCCGAACAGGTCGGACTTCCAGTCGCCGTACACCGGGTCTCCGCCGAAGCTGACGCTGCCCGTGAAGGTCTTGAGCGTGGTCGACGTGTTGGTGCTCGGCTTGTAGACCTTCAGCGTGCTGCCGCTCGGGTAGTACAGCGCGTCCGGATCGGTCGCCGACCAGTAAACGTGCTCCAGGTCCGCCGGGCTGATCGACAGGTTGCGGATGAACTCGTAGGTCTTGCCGTTGAACAGCTTGTGGCCCTGGCCCGGCACGTACAGGATCAGGTAGCTCTCGTCGGCGTTCCACGCCGGCATCGTCGAGTACACCGGCTTGGCGTACTGCCCTCCGAACTGCGCCACCACGTCCGTGATGCGCCTGACCGTGGTGCCGAAGTTCGGATCCCGGTACGACGCCAGCCGCGCCGGCTTGGCCACCGTCGTCATCGGATGCGCCGCCTTGTCGGTCACCAGACCGTCGCACAGATTCGCCGAGGTCGACGGCGCCGGAGACGGAGACGGAGACGGCGATGGCCCGGGTGACGGACTCGGAGAAGGAGACGGACCTGGCGAAGGAGAGGGGCTCGGCGACGGACTCGGAGAAGGAGAAGGGCTCGGAGAAGGAGAAGGCGTGGCCGACGAATCGGCTGCACTGTCGTCACCACCGCCGCCACATGCAGCCAGATTGACTGCGGCAAACATCACGGCCAGCACGGCCAGGCGGGTTGTAGAGATCATCACGAATACCTCGGAAAAACAGGCTCGATGTCAAAGGCCCGTCGCCCTCGTCCGGTTCGTGCATGCATCAACAGGCACCACGATCAGGACGTCGGCAATCGTGCGCTCAACGCTTGTTCGTAGAGTGACTCATAAGCGCGCGCGGTCTGTGTCGAGCTGTAGCCGGCCTCGACCGTGGCGCGGGCCGCCCGACCGATCTTTTCGCGCAAGGGTGCATCACGCAGAAGGCGTGACAGGGCCGCCGCCAGTCGTGACGGATTGCTCGGTTCGACCAGCATGCCGTTCTCGCCGTCGGTGATGACTTCAGGGATCGAACCGACCGCCGTGGCCAGCACCGCGCGCGCCATCGCCATCGATTCGAGCAAGGCCATCGGCAGCCCCTCGCGGCGCGACGGCATGGCAAAGATGTCGATCGCGGCCAGCACGTCGGCGACGTCGCTGCGCTGCCCCAGCAGGCGTACGACACCGTTCAGGCCGGCCTCGTCGACCTGCTGCTGCAACGCGTCGTGCAGGTCGCCGCCACCGACGAAGACACACTGGAAATCGACGCCCTCGCGATAGAGCTGAGCCAGTGCCACGATCAGATCGGCATGGCCTTTGAGCGGATGCAGGCGCCCGATCACGCCGATCAGCACCTGGCCCGGCAGAACGCCCAGTTCAGCGCGCAGACGCCGTCCGTCGGCACTTTCGAATCGCCGCAAATTGATGCCATTTGCAACCGTCTTGACACGATTGGGCGCAATTCCTTCCTGGGTCACCAGCATGCGTTCGACTTCGGCACCGCAGGCGATCGTGGCATCTGTCACACGGCTCAGGCTGCGGGCAATCCAGCGCCGCGACGCGCTCGGCCACGGCACCGTGCTGTGGCGGGTGGTGAAGAGCGTCGGCACGCCCGCCAGCCACGCGGCCAGGCGCGCGTAGCTGTCGGCGTTGTAGAGATGGGTGTGCACGACATCGGGCCGATGCTCGCGGAACCAGCCGAGCAGCGCCGGCACCGTGCCGAGATCGATGCCGGGCTTGCGCCCGAGCACGTGCACCGGCACGCCGATGCTCGCGAGCTCGGCTTCGAGCACGCCGCCCTTGACCATGCACAGCACCGAATAGCGGAAGCGCCGGCTGGCGTTCTGCAGCACCTCGACGATCAGGCGCTGCGCGCCGTCGGGCGGCAGTTCATCGATGACGTGAACGACGTGTGGAACCGGATGAGCCTGGGGATCGGACATGTCTCGAGAATGGCTGCGGCCCGATGCTCGGACCAGTTGAAAAGCGCGGGGCATGATCGCAGAAGGGCTGCCGGCGCCATCGCCTGCCGCTTCACGCTTTTGGCCAAAAGCGTGTACCTGCCACTGTCGCCGCACCGTCGCGGGCTGCGCATCAAGTGAGAATGCCGGGCGCGCAAACAGGCGCACACACGCGCTCCGACACGCGCCCCACACGAGCCCCATCCGCATGCATCCTCCATCAGTCGCCTATCTGCTTTCGGCCTATCCCGACTTCCACGAGACCTTTGTGGCCCGCGAGGTCGAGGCGATGCGGCAGTTGGGCATCAACCTGCGCATCTACTCGCTCAAGCGACCCGATCCCGGCGCCTACCTGTACCCCGATCACGCCAGGATGGTGCGCTACCTGCCGTTCCTGTTCGACGCCCAGGTGCTGCGCGGCGTGGCACGCAGCGTGGTGCGCCACCCGCTGCGCGTGGCGCGTGCGATCGGCTGGCTGGCATCGACCTACTGGCGGCGCCCGCTCGAGCTGGCCAAGTCGATCGCGATCCTGCCCAAGACGCTCGCGATCGCCGACGAACTCGAAGGCACCGACATCGCGCTGCACGCGCACTGGGCCACCATTCCGACCTCGGCCGCGGTGGTGATCCAGACCGTCAGCGGCCGGCCCTTCAGCATCACCGCGCACGCCTGGGACATCTACCTGCCCAGCCGCGCCGAACTGCAGGACAAGATCCGGCGCTGCTCGGGCCTGGTCACCTGCACCGGCTACAACGTCGGCTTCCTGCGCGATCTGGCCGGCCCCGGCAACGATGACAAGGTCCACCTCAACTACCACGGCATCGACCTCTCGAAGATCACGCAGACCACCCGCGTGCGCGAGTCCGGCCAGCCGCTGAAGGTGGTGGCGGTGGGCCGGCTGGTCGAGCAGAAGGGGTTTGCCGATCTGGTCGAGTCGGTCGGGCTGGCCAACAAGGGCGGCCGCCGGGTCGAGGTCACGCTGATCGGCGACGGCCCGCTCGAAGCCGAGCTCAAGCAGCTCGCGGCCAAACACGGCGTGGCCGATCGCATCGTGTTTGCCGGCCGCGTCGGCCATGCGCAGACCATCGCGACGATGTGCGCCGCCGACCTGCTGATGGCGCCCAGCGTGATCGCCAGGAACGGCGACCGCGACGGCATCCCCAACGTCGTGCTCGAGGCGATGGCCTGCGGCCTGCCGATCATCGGCACCTCGGTCTCGGGCATCCCCGAGGTGGTGCGCACCGGCGCCACCGGCGTGCTGGTGCCCCCGGGTGACGCGCCCGCGCTGGCCCAGGCGCTGGCCACGCTGCACGACGACCCGGCGCATGCACGCGAATGCGGCCGCCGGTCGCGCCAGTTCATCGAAGAGAACTTCATGGCCGAGAAGAACGTCTGCGATCTGGCCGGCCACCTCGGGCGCTTCCACAACTACCGATGAACTGGCTGGTGCACCTGACCGAGCCGGCGACCTTTGTCGCCGTGCTGCTGCTGCTGGCCACGCTCTACCGCCTGCGTGCCGCACCACGCGATCGCCGCAGCACGGGGGCCGGGCTGTGGGCCGGCATGCTGCTCGTCTACCTGGCCTTCGCGACGCCGCTGGGCGGCAATGCCCTGTTGCGGCCGCTCGAAGACCGTGCGCGCGAAGCCGCCGCGCTGTGCCTGGCCGACGGGCCACCGCCCACCACCGCCATCGTGCTGGCCGGGGGTGTCGACGCCGGCGCCAGCCAGCCGGGCGACTACCAGTTCCTGACCGAAGGCAGCCTGCGCCGCACCGTCGCTGCCGCACACTGGGCCCGTGCCGACGACACGCGGCGCCTGCTGGTATCGGGCGGCCACGGCAGCATTCCCGAAGCCGTGCTGATGACACGCATGCTAGCCGACCTGGGCATCGACAGCCGCCGCAT
This portion of the Leptothrix cholodnii SP-6 genome encodes:
- a CDS encoding polysaccharide deacetylase family protein, with amino-acid sequence MKIARDKAFLITIDTEGDAAWAQPRVIETRNAQYLQRFQSLCERFGFKPTYLTNYEMALAPAMQELGHDIIRRGTGEIGMHLHAWHSPPEHALTPDDLHHQPFLIEYPTAVLQQKVRHLTDLLEQTFATKMLSHRAGRWSFDSRYARTLVDCGYIVDCSVTPTVSWRDTPGDPAQHGGTDFRPFPSQAYFMDLDQIDRPGRSPLLELPMTIRSSRRSWARHLPAAFERLPRIGPKLSKARWLRPGRGNLAQMQQLVQDMVADDAPYIEFMLHSSEFMPGGNPTFVSEADIEALYSDLEQLFETIAKHFSGATLAGYAQRVRAGQAPSLGHLAA
- a CDS encoding glycosyltransferase, whose product is MRLFARPAFSLDAQPATVRRQWQVHAFGQKREAAGDGAGSPSAIMPRAFQLVRASGRSHSRDMSDPQAHPVPHVVHVIDELPPDGAQRLIVEVLQNASRRFRYSVLCMVKGGVLEAELASIGVPVHVLGRKPGIDLGTVPALLGWFREHRPDVVHTHLYNADSYARLAAWLAGVPTLFTTRHSTVPWPSASRRWIARSLSRVTDATIACGAEVERMLVTQEGIAPNRVKTVANGINLRRFESADGRRLRAELGVLPGQVLIGVIGRLHPLKGHADLIVALAQLYREGVDFQCVFVGGGDLHDALQQQVDEAGLNGVVRLLGQRSDVADVLAAIDIFAMPSRREGLPMALLESMAMARAVLATAVGSIPEVITDGENGMLVEPSNPSRLAAALSRLLRDAPLREKIGRAARATVEAGYSSTQTARAYESLYEQALSARLPTS
- a CDS encoding glycosyltransferase, with product MHPPSVAYLLSAYPDFHETFVAREVEAMRQLGINLRIYSLKRPDPGAYLYPDHARMVRYLPFLFDAQVLRGVARSVVRHPLRVARAIGWLASTYWRRPLELAKSIAILPKTLAIADELEGTDIALHAHWATIPTSAAVVIQTVSGRPFSITAHAWDIYLPSRAELQDKIRRCSGLVTCTGYNVGFLRDLAGPGNDDKVHLNYHGIDLSKITQTTRVRESGQPLKVVAVGRLVEQKGFADLVESVGLANKGGRRVEVTLIGDGPLEAELKQLAAKHGVADRIVFAGRVGHAQTIATMCAADLLMAPSVIARNGDRDGIPNVVLEAMACGLPIIGTSVSGIPEVVRTGATGVLVPPGDAPALAQALATLHDDPAHARECGRRSRQFIEENFMAEKNVCDLAGHLGRFHNYR
- a CDS encoding YdcF family protein, translating into MNWLVHLTEPATFVAVLLLLATLYRLRAAPRDRRSTGAGLWAGMLLVYLAFATPLGGNALLRPLEDRAREAAALCLADGPPPTTAIVLAGGVDAGASQPGDYQFLTEGSLRRTVAAAHWARADDTRRLLVSGGHGSIPEAVLMTRMLADLGIDSRRIRIDSASTNTAQSGRNIAAQLGPVQAGRVGVITSADHMPRALRELQSQGIATCAMPMDYRHVAPILPGHLVPQLTALGKSTRALHEYIGLLKHALLDRG